In the Arthrobacter zhaoxinii genome, one interval contains:
- a CDS encoding phosphotransferase, with translation MELAAMASAAVPGLTPTGVAGSPDDAADFDAALLIDDAGRRWRVRSPKHLEASMRLETELLVLRTFVPAVRAELPFALPYVAGTVRQGDLCTFVYSHLPGALRSIDSLMTAGSSVAAEIGRAMAAIHAIPRDLVTSADLPSYSANEFRQRRLNELDQAATTGKIPSVLLRRWEHALEDVSLWRFKPTVVHGDLHEDNILLTGERVSAVTGWTDLRVGDPADDFAWLIAANDPRFTEAVHGAYLAASKDPEDPHLIRRAALSAEFALAQWLVRGVAAENSTMVDEAVEMLGTLEEDVRAQEASDRRDSEARAADARAEAAAGAQAEAAARAAATVRPAAAKVTVVPMAPATAPAVSGADDAGVADTGTEPATENGTDSSTATENRGPDGTAQGMAAPDAGRPGEPGPAEAAAPAADAPAGKPDAGTNEDSASGDTAPRDSDGDGDGNKPGTETTALPLTPVPEK, from the coding sequence ATGGAATTGGCTGCAATGGCCAGCGCTGCCGTCCCAGGGCTGACCCCCACCGGCGTTGCCGGTTCCCCGGACGACGCTGCGGATTTTGACGCGGCACTGCTGATTGACGATGCCGGCCGCAGGTGGCGCGTCCGGTCCCCCAAACATCTCGAGGCCAGCATGCGACTGGAGACCGAGCTACTGGTCCTGCGCACGTTTGTGCCTGCGGTCCGGGCCGAGCTGCCGTTTGCCCTGCCGTACGTGGCGGGCACCGTCCGCCAGGGTGATCTGTGCACGTTTGTCTACTCGCACCTCCCCGGCGCCCTCCGCAGCATCGACTCCCTGATGACGGCCGGAAGTTCCGTAGCAGCGGAGATCGGCCGCGCCATGGCCGCTATCCATGCCATCCCCCGCGACCTGGTCACTTCCGCGGACCTGCCCAGCTACAGCGCGAACGAGTTCCGCCAGCGGCGTTTGAATGAACTGGACCAGGCAGCCACCACCGGAAAGATCCCCTCCGTCCTGCTGCGACGCTGGGAACACGCGCTGGAGGACGTCTCACTCTGGCGTTTCAAGCCCACCGTGGTCCACGGCGACCTGCATGAAGACAACATCCTGCTCACCGGCGAACGGGTCAGCGCGGTGACCGGCTGGACCGATCTTCGGGTCGGCGACCCGGCGGATGATTTTGCCTGGCTGATCGCCGCCAACGATCCCCGCTTCACGGAGGCCGTACACGGCGCCTACCTGGCGGCGAGCAAGGATCCCGAAGACCCGCATCTGATCCGCCGTGCAGCCCTGTCCGCGGAATTCGCCCTCGCCCAGTGGCTGGTGCGCGGCGTCGCCGCCGAGAACTCCACCATGGTGGACGAAGCCGTGGAGATGCTCGGCACCCTCGAAGAGGATGTACGGGCGCAGGAAGCATCTGACCGGCGGGACAGCGAGGCCCGCGCTGCCGATGCCCGGGCCGAAGCTGCTGCCGGTGCCCAGGCCGAAGCCGCAGCCCGAGCCGCAGCCACAGTCCGACCGGCGGCTGCCAAGGTTACCGTCGTCCCCATGGCCCCGGCCACGGCTCCTGCCGTGTCGGGCGCGGACGACGCCGGCGTTGCCGATACCGGAACAGAGCCGGCCACGGAAAACGGCACGGATTCCTCAACGGCAACGGAGAACCGCGGACCCGATGGGACTGCGCAGGGAATGGCCGCACCCGACGCGGGAAGGCCCGGAGAACCCGGCCCGGCTGAAGCTGCAGCCCCCGCCGCGGACGCCCCTGCCGGGAAACCGGACGCCGGCACCAACGAAGACAGTGCCTCCGGCGACACCGCTCCGCGCGACAGTGACGGTGACGGTGACGGCAACAAGCCGGGCACCGAAACCACAGCCCTCCCGCTGACCCCGGTCCCGGAGAAATAG
- a CDS encoding GntR family transcriptional regulator, with the protein MIDDSRPIFQQIAERVEGDILDETLKEESQVPSTNEFAAFYRINPATAAKGINLLVDEGILYKRRGIGMFVAPGAREAVLKKRREQFYEQYVRPLTIEARKLGIDGTQLAGLIQRSAVDTEGSMAP; encoded by the coding sequence TTGATAGATGACAGCAGGCCGATCTTTCAGCAGATCGCCGAACGCGTCGAAGGCGACATCCTTGACGAAACCCTCAAGGAGGAAAGTCAGGTGCCTTCCACCAATGAATTCGCGGCCTTCTACCGGATCAACCCGGCAACGGCGGCCAAGGGCATCAATCTCCTCGTGGATGAGGGCATCCTCTATAAGCGCAGGGGCATCGGCATGTTTGTGGCGCCAGGAGCCAGGGAAGCCGTCCTCAAAAAGCGGCGGGAACAGTTCTACGAGCAGTACGTCCGACCGCTGACAATCGAAGCGCGGAAGCTGGGTATTGACGGCACCCAGCTCGCCGGATTGATTCAGCGCAGCGCCGTCGACACCGAAGGGAGCATGGCGCCATGA
- a CDS encoding ABC transporter ATP-binding protein: MTAGTTNVIETRNLTRRYRDQLALDNVDLDISGGRIYGLLGRNGAGKTTLMSILTAQGFESSGEVRVFGEHPFENDRVLRRLCFVRESQKYPDDFTAANAFASAGLLYPNWDAGFAASLAEEFHLPVKRRLKKLSRGQLSAVGVVLGLASRADITFFDEPYLGLDAVARQIFYDRLVEDFAEHPRTIMLSSHLIDEVALLLEHVIVIDNGRIVLNDDAENIRGSAVTISGTADIVEAFIAGYPVLHREALGSLASVTVEHRLGDAGRREAAELGLQLTPVSLQQLIVRKTLQADGVEKPSGTAATDSLEAFQ, translated from the coding sequence ATGACTGCCGGCACCACGAACGTGATAGAAACCCGGAACCTCACACGCCGTTACCGGGACCAGCTAGCGCTCGACAACGTTGACCTGGATATCTCCGGCGGCCGCATTTATGGGCTGCTCGGACGCAACGGGGCGGGCAAGACAACCCTGATGTCCATCCTCACGGCCCAGGGCTTTGAGTCTTCCGGTGAGGTACGGGTTTTCGGAGAACACCCCTTCGAGAATGACCGGGTGCTGCGACGGCTGTGCTTCGTCCGCGAATCGCAGAAGTACCCGGACGATTTCACCGCTGCCAACGCCTTCGCATCCGCCGGGCTCCTTTATCCCAACTGGGATGCCGGGTTCGCCGCCTCGCTCGCGGAGGAATTCCACCTCCCGGTCAAGCGCCGGTTGAAGAAACTTTCCCGCGGCCAGCTGTCCGCCGTCGGAGTGGTTCTCGGACTGGCATCGCGTGCCGACATCACCTTCTTTGACGAACCCTACCTGGGGCTCGACGCCGTGGCCCGGCAGATCTTCTACGACCGGCTGGTCGAAGACTTCGCCGAGCATCCGCGCACCATCATGCTCTCCTCGCATCTGATCGACGAGGTCGCCCTCCTCCTGGAGCATGTGATCGTGATCGACAACGGCAGGATTGTCCTGAATGACGACGCAGAGAACATCAGGGGCAGTGCCGTGACCATCAGCGGCACGGCGGACATCGTCGAGGCTTTCATCGCCGGGTATCCGGTACTGCACCGCGAAGCCCTGGGGTCCCTCGCTTCGGTGACCGTAGAGCACCGGCTCGGCGACGCCGGGCGCCGGGAAGCCGCCGAGCTTGGGCTGCAGCTGACGCCGGTGTCCCTGCAGCAACTCATTGTCCGCAAGACCCTGCAGGCCGACGGCGTAGAGAAGCCGTCCGGCACTGCGGCAACAGACAGCCTGGAGGCGTTCCAATGA
- a CDS encoding ATP-dependent helicase → MSASVTDEVPGGLPQAAPVPKYSARRLAELLHTDPNSDVQYPTDDQIGIIEGPLEPLLVIAGAGSGKTKTMADRVVWLVANELVRPEQILGVTFTRKAAGELASRIRARLNLLYHQLDAGPGGAADPDTAGGGEERMEPSVSTYHSYANGIVNDYGLRIGVERDSVMLGGAQSWQLANEVVEAYSGDYEHFTAAKSTLVGAVLQMAGECSEHLRTPAEVRAELAAHVDAVTALPYQFGKPKEPTQAARKLINRLRTRISVTELVEAYQRAKAERRQLDFGDLVELAARIAATIPEAVEMERAKYKVVLLDEFQDTSHAQMVLFSNLFGDGRSVTAVGDPHQSIYGFRGASAGQLGTFREKFPLFTDTGRQLAPLANLSVAWRNSTSVLAAANTVSTALNGVAPWLKHQRLPHVPELQARENAPVGEVYLGRYLCDVSVEPGKGTPERILGEAEAVAEQVAFHRSRKAELGGFDDRGKEQTPTVAVLCRGRKQFEPIRKELEQRGIPVQIVGLGGLLSTPEVVDLLAVLRVLGDPGRSDSMLRILAGARWRIGPADLMALADWSRHLVRVRERAVRVADAADIHGPDEAPDLVVEADLVEAGSLVEAVDSLPRPGWVSSAGRSLSEEGLKRLTQLRNELRDLRGFVGEDLTTLIGEVERRILLDIEVAAKPGVTLHESRRNLDAFIDAAATFSSSAERVDLAAFLAWLEAANSEENGLPVTPLEPSREAVQLLTVHASKGLEWDIVVVPGLNEASFPSDKDSRWSSGDSSIPWTLRGDSLDLPQWDWEQVDQKSWLDSEKLFSEDAKGHAEREERRLAYVAFTRAKSVLICTSSAWGGGRSKPLGVSRYLQDLYDLEQSGAAGYRLLHWVTPEDEGTENPANAETERAKWPIDPLGPRRQAMEAAAEAVLESAGHRAARAAAREEGRAEDDVSPVGEAAPDTAQAPAPSGRWSRETELVLARHRPPNEVVQVELPAHISASMLVDLKDNPAEVTRQLRRPVPRQPGMAARKGTAFHAWVEEFFGTSGMLDIDEYPGAADAYVDEAYQLEDMIATFEASDWAQRTPAFIEVPVETKVDTVVVRGRIDAVFQDADGTWDLIDWKTGAPPSSQKLDVRSVQLAVYRLAWARLKGVPLEKVRAAFYYVAADKLIRPYNLAGEAELEEIIREAAKTPSAGF, encoded by the coding sequence GCCGGTGCCGGGTCGGGCAAAACCAAGACGATGGCGGACCGCGTGGTCTGGCTGGTGGCCAACGAACTGGTCCGGCCCGAACAGATCCTCGGGGTCACCTTCACCCGCAAGGCAGCGGGCGAGCTGGCCTCCCGCATCCGGGCGCGCCTGAACCTGCTCTACCACCAGCTCGACGCCGGACCCGGCGGAGCAGCGGATCCGGATACCGCCGGCGGCGGCGAGGAACGGATGGAGCCGAGTGTCTCCACCTACCATTCCTACGCGAACGGCATCGTGAACGACTACGGCCTGCGGATCGGCGTCGAACGCGATTCCGTGATGCTTGGCGGCGCGCAGTCGTGGCAGCTGGCCAATGAGGTGGTGGAAGCCTATTCCGGGGACTACGAACATTTCACTGCCGCCAAGTCCACCCTGGTCGGCGCAGTGCTGCAGATGGCCGGTGAATGCTCCGAGCACCTGCGCACCCCTGCCGAGGTCCGTGCCGAACTCGCTGCCCACGTGGACGCGGTCACAGCCCTGCCCTATCAGTTCGGCAAACCCAAGGAACCCACCCAGGCCGCTCGGAAGCTGATCAACCGCCTGCGGACGCGCATCTCCGTGACCGAACTGGTGGAGGCCTACCAGCGGGCCAAGGCGGAACGCCGGCAGCTGGACTTCGGCGACCTGGTGGAGCTGGCGGCACGGATCGCGGCCACCATCCCCGAAGCGGTGGAGATGGAACGCGCCAAGTACAAGGTGGTCCTGCTGGACGAGTTCCAGGACACCTCCCACGCGCAGATGGTCCTGTTCTCCAACCTGTTCGGCGACGGCCGCTCCGTCACCGCCGTCGGGGATCCGCACCAGTCCATTTACGGGTTCCGCGGGGCCTCCGCCGGCCAGCTGGGCACCTTCCGGGAGAAGTTCCCGCTGTTCACCGACACCGGCCGCCAGCTCGCGCCGCTGGCCAATCTGTCCGTGGCCTGGCGGAACTCCACCTCCGTGCTGGCCGCGGCCAACACCGTCTCCACCGCGCTCAACGGCGTTGCCCCCTGGCTCAAGCACCAGCGCCTGCCGCACGTACCCGAGCTGCAGGCCAGGGAAAATGCCCCCGTCGGCGAGGTGTATCTGGGCCGTTACCTCTGTGATGTCTCGGTGGAGCCCGGCAAGGGCACTCCGGAGCGGATCCTGGGGGAGGCGGAAGCCGTGGCGGAGCAGGTGGCCTTCCACCGCAGCCGCAAAGCCGAGCTGGGCGGGTTTGATGACCGCGGCAAGGAACAGACCCCCACCGTGGCGGTGCTGTGTCGGGGACGCAAGCAGTTCGAGCCGATCCGCAAGGAACTGGAGCAGCGCGGCATTCCGGTGCAGATTGTCGGCCTGGGCGGACTGCTGTCCACCCCCGAAGTGGTTGACCTGCTCGCGGTCCTGCGGGTCCTGGGCGATCCGGGACGTTCGGATTCCATGCTGCGGATCCTGGCCGGAGCCCGGTGGCGGATCGGTCCGGCGGACCTTATGGCGCTGGCGGACTGGTCCCGGCACCTGGTCCGGGTCCGTGAACGGGCCGTCCGGGTGGCCGACGCCGCCGATATCCACGGCCCGGATGAAGCTCCGGACCTGGTGGTGGAGGCGGACCTGGTGGAGGCCGGCAGTCTGGTGGAAGCCGTGGACTCCCTGCCGCGTCCCGGCTGGGTCTCCAGCGCCGGACGGTCCCTCTCCGAGGAGGGGCTGAAGCGCCTGACGCAGCTGCGGAACGAGCTCCGGGACCTGCGCGGGTTTGTCGGCGAGGATCTGACCACGCTGATCGGCGAGGTGGAGCGCCGGATCCTGCTCGACATCGAGGTCGCGGCAAAGCCCGGGGTTACCCTGCACGAGTCCCGGCGGAACCTGGACGCATTCATCGACGCCGCAGCCACGTTCAGCTCCTCCGCGGAGCGGGTGGACCTGGCCGCCTTCCTCGCCTGGCTGGAAGCCGCCAACTCCGAGGAAAACGGCCTGCCCGTGACACCGCTGGAACCGAGCCGCGAAGCGGTCCAGCTCCTCACCGTCCATGCGTCCAAGGGCCTGGAATGGGACATCGTGGTGGTCCCCGGACTGAACGAAGCCTCGTTCCCCAGCGACAAGGATTCGCGCTGGAGCAGCGGAGATTCCTCCATCCCGTGGACCCTGCGCGGCGACAGCCTGGACCTGCCGCAGTGGGACTGGGAACAGGTGGACCAGAAGTCCTGGCTGGACAGCGAAAAGCTCTTCAGCGAAGACGCCAAGGGGCACGCCGAACGGGAGGAACGGCGGCTGGCCTACGTGGCGTTCACCCGCGCCAAGTCCGTGCTGATCTGCACCTCCTCCGCCTGGGGCGGAGGACGGTCCAAACCGCTGGGCGTGTCACGGTACCTCCAGGACCTCTACGACCTGGAACAGTCCGGCGCCGCGGGCTACCGGCTCCTGCACTGGGTGACGCCCGAAGACGAGGGCACGGAAAACCCTGCCAATGCCGAGACGGAGCGGGCCAAGTGGCCGATTGATCCGCTCGGACCCCGCAGGCAGGCAATGGAAGCCGCTGCGGAGGCCGTCCTGGAGTCTGCCGGACACCGGGCGGCACGGGCCGCGGCCCGGGAGGAAGGCCGGGCGGAGGACGATGTTTCCCCCGTGGGGGAGGCCGCACCGGATACGGCTCAGGCTCCGGCCCCCTCCGGACGCTGGAGCCGGGAAACGGAACTCGTCCTGGCCCGGCACCGGCCGCCGAACGAAGTGGTGCAGGTGGAACTCCCCGCCCACATTTCAGCGTCCATGCTGGTGGATCTGAAGGACAACCCGGCGGAGGTCACCCGCCAGCTCCGCCGGCCGGTTCCGCGCCAGCCGGGGATGGCCGCCCGCAAGGGCACCGCCTTCCACGCGTGGGTCGAGGAATTCTTCGGTACCAGCGGAATGCTGGACATCGACGAATACCCGGGGGCCGCCGACGCCTATGTGGATGAGGCCTATCAGCTCGAGGACATGATCGCCACGTTCGAGGCCTCGGACTGGGCGCAGCGGACGCCTGCCTTCATCGAAGTGCCGGTGGAGACCAAGGTGGACACCGTCGTCGTCCGCGGCCGGATCGACGCGGTGTTCCAGGACGCGGACGGCACCTGGGACCTCATCGACTGGAAAACCGGCGCCCCGCCGTCGTCGCAGAAGCTTGATGTGCGGTCCGTGCAGCTGGCGGTGTACCGGCTGGCGTGGGCGCGGCTCAAGGGGGTTCCCCTGGAGAAGGTGCGCGCCGCCTTCTACTATGTGGCGGCGGACAAGCTGATCCGCCCCTACAACCTGGCCGGTGAAGCCGAACTCGAGGAGATCATCCGCGAGGCAGCAAAAACCCCGTCCGCCGGGTTCTGA